Part of the Deltaproteobacteria bacterium genome is shown below.
GGCGGTGTACCAGAGGGGTATTGGACGCTTCAAATCGCCGCCGGGGGGGCAGCGCCTCAGCCGGCCGCGGCGATCCGGCTCGGCGCGACCGCCGCCCCGCGCCCGCGGTCGAGCACGCGATGGTAGACCTCGACGAGCCGCGCCGCGCTCGCCTCGAAGGCATAGGCCTGCGCCGCCGCGTAGGTGCGCTCGCGCGCGGCCGCGAGCTCGCCGGCATGCTCGACGTGGTGGTCGATGCGGGCCGCGAGGTCGGTCGGGTCGCCGCTCGTGAAGCGGAACTCCGGACCGAGGGCGAGCCGGGCAGCGGCGCTCTCCGGGCTGTCGGCGACGAGCACCGGCAAGCCGCAGCTCATGGCCTCGAGCACCGCCATGCCTTCGAGCTCGACCTCGCTGCAGTGTACGAAGAGGTCGGCGGTGTTGTACAGCCGCTCGAGCCGCTGGTCCGAGACGAAGCTGATCTCGGGCGGGTGCGG
Proteins encoded:
- a CDS encoding glycosyltransferase yields the protein PHPPEISFVSDQRLERLYNTADLFVHCSEVELEGMAVLEAMSCGLPVLVADSPESAAARLALGPEFRFTSGDPTDLAARIDHHVEHAGELAAARERTYAAAQAYAFEASAARLVEVYHRVLDRGRGAAVAPSRIAAAG